Proteins from a single region of Bdellovibrio bacteriovorus:
- a CDS encoding tetratricopeptide repeat protein: MKKNLLSVFILVPLLLTACMSPRTIRIESTPSAAAVIISDKVIGETPIEISESNYPDEFKQNYLNIKITKAEHEEKSVIVPTQGLQNFTINLLELNQKYFETIVLKSFQRPQNELVRELLQIQGLLFSKKTNEAENRLQVFMKAYPNIAAGYVLQANIAIEKGNRAEAKQLIVRALSLDPNDAVVKRMLENLSGRTTQ, from the coding sequence ATGAAAAAAAATTTGTTGAGCGTTTTTATTTTAGTTCCTTTACTTCTGACCGCGTGCATGTCTCCACGAACCATCCGTATCGAGTCGACGCCGTCCGCGGCCGCGGTGATAATTTCGGATAAAGTCATTGGCGAAACGCCTATCGAAATATCTGAATCAAACTATCCCGATGAATTTAAACAAAACTATTTAAATATAAAAATAACGAAGGCTGAGCATGAAGAAAAATCGGTCATTGTTCCCACACAAGGATTACAAAACTTTACAATCAATCTTTTGGAATTGAACCAGAAGTACTTTGAAACGATCGTCCTTAAAAGCTTTCAACGTCCGCAGAATGAATTGGTGCGTGAACTTCTTCAAATCCAGGGTCTCCTTTTCTCAAAAAAAACAAACGAGGCAGAAAATCGCCTTCAAGTCTTTATGAAGGCCTATCCGAATATCGCTGCCGGTTATGTCTTGCAGGCCAACATCGCCATCGAAAAAGGCAACCGCGCTGAAGCTAAACAGTTAATTGTCCGGGCACTGTCTCTGGACCCCAATGACGCCGTTGTAAAAAGAATGCTTGAAAACTTGTCAGGAAGGACAACCCAATGA
- a CDS encoding OmpA/MotB family protein: protein MGALKIRPDEEPSIWDSGNEPPRRPPEHEEEGEGSWLVSYADMMTLLVGFFVVLQSFSKIDSSSFEKVKKETTQLFGGEYQMPFEDLKKQLEEVVKKMNAGDQVVFTQTEEGIEITFRGALFFETGSYELRSEAIRLLTDLIPVISEKAKDFGIVVEGHTDSRPLLTDGPVATNWELSSIRACRVLRLFLEKGFAASKIKALGWGDTRSIASDKNPDGSWNEFNQAQNRRVVVKILKNFEAK, encoded by the coding sequence ATGGGTGCACTAAAAATTAGACCAGATGAAGAACCATCCATTTGGGATAGCGGTAATGAACCCCCGCGACGCCCCCCCGAGCATGAAGAAGAGGGCGAAGGAAGTTGGCTGGTGTCCTATGCGGATATGATGACCCTGCTGGTAGGCTTTTTCGTGGTTTTACAAAGCTTTTCGAAAATCGATTCAAGTTCTTTTGAAAAAGTGAAAAAAGAAACGACGCAGCTATTCGGGGGCGAATATCAAATGCCCTTCGAAGATTTAAAAAAACAGCTTGAAGAGGTCGTGAAAAAAATGAACGCTGGGGATCAGGTCGTATTTACGCAAACAGAAGAAGGAATCGAAATCACCTTTCGCGGTGCCCTTTTTTTTGAAACGGGTTCCTATGAACTGCGCTCCGAAGCCATTCGTCTGTTGACGGATTTAATTCCCGTCATATCCGAAAAGGCGAAGGACTTTGGCATCGTAGTTGAGGGACACACAGACAGTCGACCGCTGCTTACCGATGGTCCCGTCGCCACAAACTGGGAACTCTCAAGTATCCGAGCATGTCGGGTTTTAAGACTCTTCTTAGAAAAAGGTTTTGCGGCTTCAAAAATCAAAGCCCTCGGCTGGGGAGACACCCGATCCATCGCCTCTGACAAAAATCCTGATGGGAGCTGGAACGAGTTCAACCAAGCACAGAACAGACGCGTGGTCGTAAAAATATTGAAAAACTTCGAGGCAAAGTAA
- a CDS encoding motility protein A codes for MNFSSALGVIAAIVVFGVAIFTSTSSREIFLDPHGILIVIGGTMAAAFLCFPVSTFPQMVKVVIRKFLGKYGHRHANAIREIVEMSKTQKEDAQLFREKIPQIKTDFLRDGLKLLVDGGMNDKQLDAILKKRADVQFRRHQKEANIFKTLAKFPPAFGLMGTTIGMIALLQSLGSADAYSRLGPAMAIGLVATLYGIALANFVFIPLGENLAKLNEEDELLRELVIDGIRLLRAQEHPLVVEEFLVSYLNPTERHKLQAKAS; via the coding sequence ATGAATTTTTCTTCGGCACTTGGAGTTATCGCGGCAATCGTTGTTTTCGGGGTTGCTATCTTCACCTCAACGTCTTCTCGCGAAATATTTTTAGATCCCCACGGCATTCTCATTGTCATCGGGGGCACGATGGCCGCGGCCTTTCTCTGTTTCCCAGTGTCCACCTTTCCCCAAATGGTGAAAGTCGTCATTCGTAAGTTTTTGGGAAAATACGGACATCGTCACGCCAATGCGATTCGCGAAATTGTAGAAATGTCGAAGACCCAAAAAGAAGATGCCCAATTATTTCGAGAAAAAATACCGCAAATTAAAACAGACTTCTTGCGCGATGGCCTGAAACTTTTGGTGGACGGCGGTATGAACGACAAACAACTGGATGCCATCCTTAAAAAAAGAGCCGACGTTCAATTTAGACGCCATCAGAAAGAGGCCAACATCTTTAAGACCCTGGCTAAATTTCCGCCGGCCTTCGGCCTTATGGGAACGACCATTGGTATGATTGCCTTACTTCAAAGCTTAGGCTCTGCCGACGCGTATTCCCGCCTGGGGCCAGCCATGGCCATAGGTTTAGTGGCGACACTTTACGGTATCGCTCTGGCCAATTTTGTTTTTATTCCACTGGGAGAAAACCTTGCCAAATTAAATGAAGAAGACGAACTTTTGCGCGAGTTAGTCATCGACGGCATTCGACTGCTTCGCGCCCAAGAACATCCTCTGGTCGTTGAAGAGTTCCTGGTTAGTTACTTAAATCCGACGGAGCGCCACAAGCTGCAGGCGAAAGCGAGCTAA
- a CDS encoding SpoIIE family protein phosphatase, translating to MKLNAQIKLLISFLLLVTVLANAGIFLYNQYHEKVDLLVDMVMQKNRFLERISQDVDSSHLIANLQRELSVPEWSRSMLVDEKGTILFQEQMSAKNEDQVLLRSGKLQQVLKSGVIEGLVEEEAKDGMAFVAYRVVPKLGFFLTVAPKRLVISSLQYQMAMAFLICVAFLALADIGVSYVLNRITNSLERLSQQVEQFGQDGVRIEALEQGGSEEISTLSKNFNKMTQSIEDLIAVKEKKSSMDAEIRMAEQVQMSFFPEMSVRTREYSLAGYTQQMHGCGGDWLYHFEVDHFLFIAVGDVTGHGLSSALLTGVSRTYFSVIEDVRIADPGELLEGLNRVLHKVAKGSLSMTFFLGRINLVTGEMDFANASHCAPFVFKNENGQNVGTESVMAEPGSILGLRPSSKYSTSKYFLKAQDTLFVCTDGLVELRTPTGRPLGERKLIKSLKELFAQNEFETLSPKLSSYVKQASGGQPCEDDISWMILRINQLRSV from the coding sequence ATGAAACTCAATGCCCAAATTAAACTTCTGATTTCTTTCTTACTTTTGGTCACGGTTTTGGCAAATGCCGGTATTTTTTTGTACAACCAGTATCACGAAAAAGTAGATCTGCTTGTTGATATGGTCATGCAGAAGAATCGGTTCTTAGAACGAATAAGCCAGGACGTGGATTCGAGTCATCTGATAGCAAATCTTCAACGGGAATTAAGTGTCCCTGAATGGTCCAGATCCATGTTGGTGGATGAAAAAGGCACAATTCTTTTTCAAGAACAGATGTCTGCAAAAAATGAGGATCAGGTTCTACTGAGAAGTGGTAAACTTCAACAAGTCTTAAAAAGTGGCGTGATAGAGGGTCTTGTTGAAGAGGAAGCCAAAGACGGAATGGCTTTCGTCGCTTACCGGGTCGTGCCGAAGCTGGGATTTTTTTTAACGGTGGCTCCTAAGCGCCTGGTGATCTCTAGTCTGCAATATCAAATGGCGATGGCCTTCTTAATCTGTGTTGCTTTTTTGGCCCTAGCTGATATTGGTGTTTCTTATGTTTTAAATAGAATTACTAACAGCCTTGAAAGGCTTTCCCAACAGGTGGAGCAATTTGGTCAGGACGGGGTCCGTATCGAGGCCCTTGAGCAAGGTGGATCAGAAGAAATTTCGACCTTATCGAAAAACTTCAATAAAATGACTCAAAGTATCGAGGATCTGATTGCCGTGAAAGAGAAAAAATCTTCCATGGATGCGGAGATTCGCATGGCCGAACAGGTGCAGATGAGTTTCTTTCCAGAGATGAGCGTAAGGACGCGGGAATACTCATTGGCTGGATACACTCAGCAGATGCATGGCTGCGGCGGCGATTGGTTGTATCACTTCGAGGTGGATCATTTTTTATTTATCGCGGTGGGGGATGTTACGGGGCACGGGCTTTCTTCAGCTCTACTGACCGGCGTCAGTCGAACGTATTTTTCAGTCATTGAGGATGTTCGAATTGCGGATCCAGGGGAACTCTTGGAAGGTCTCAATCGAGTTCTTCATAAGGTGGCCAAAGGCTCTTTAAGCATGACATTTTTTTTGGGACGGATCAATTTGGTTACTGGCGAAATGGATTTTGCCAACGCGAGCCACTGCGCACCTTTTGTGTTTAAAAATGAAAATGGTCAAAATGTCGGGACCGAGAGTGTGATGGCCGAGCCCGGATCCATATTAGGCCTTCGTCCTTCGTCAAAGTATTCCACTTCGAAGTATTTTCTTAAGGCGCAGGATACGCTTTTTGTATGCACCGACGGGCTGGTGGAACTGAGAACTCCCACGGGCCGCCCCCTTGGCGAGAGAAAGTTAATAAAGTCTTTAAAAGAGCTCTTTGCCCAGAATGAATTTGAGACTCTGTCGCCGAAACTTTCATCCTATGTAAAACAGGCCAGCGGGGGCCAGCCTTGTGAGGATGATATTTCTTGGATGATTTTAAGGATCAATCAGCTAAGATCTGTTTGA
- a CDS encoding tail fiber domain-containing protein — MKTSLTTFFFLLVLTIATQVKASGPAITYHGRIMKSDGTPLNAPTVRFKVQIRTSGAENCLMYEETLTKDLSASAGVFSISLNSGAGSRTDTSGYSFQDIFSNRVPFTFPSGTCSSGTTFSPLASSGRSLLVYFNDGTFTGWEPAPQQMINQVPQSIDALQVGGFTSDSLLRVANGSGPQTTTPLSPADYNELRSLVSGTSTLYVSNSGGGGGVGVSSLTVGSGLTAGGVAGGTLSGPGTIDLKSTGVAAGTYTKVTVDVKGIVQSAGNISASDLPTIPLATGVSGVLPIANGGTGKTSATEAFDALSPSTTKGDIPVFNGTDHVRLGVGANGYVLKADSTQSSGLVWSAPIATDIASMTTTGIVQRNGANSYSSVSVVSPLSYSAGTLTADVGTTAGKLVQVASGDKLPVIDGSNLTNLSLSQISSGTLPINKGGTGKTTASDSFDALAPTTTKGDVIVYDGTNNIRLPTGTNGNVLKADSSSASGLTWAAPIAVSSPLTYTAGTVGLSSTVTDALWSANSGNVYRSTGSVGIGTNSPSEKLEVVGKIKGTELCIDTDCRSAWPTSSGGTVTSITAGTGLSGGTITGSGTIALTASGVTANTYGSATTVPQLTVDTYGRVTSATDVTISGTDPSGAALTAGKIWVGNASNVAAAVSVSGDISMANDGSTTVTKIQNKAVSATAPNSSGQVLRYDGTTWKPNFISMFDLRSTVTGTATFGAGSTGCTAGETLTWTAATDNLACTAISLDASKIVSGTIDAARLPSSVVTSSGTTGYVPYLSSASALANSPLYVSGTAVGVGTTSPGDRFHIKQSASTAGLRIEESGSTSSTSLYQDSSSVFTINRGNSSTKLVSGGGGSYSVSVNNILGLYQDSAGKVAIGTSSPTSLFDVVNSNGRQFQVVDGGASTVNYLTVTGAATTLAPTLAAAGSDTDIPIAISAKGAGRIEMNASRVFLPTSNACLVVGSAYNSVTGCSGHTLTLGGFSNTAEIGMARNNTGSQDGKSLTVISGAPKQNIADRNGGDLILSSGISTGNGASSISFQTASAGTAGATTDNTPSTKMTILGSGWVGIGTTNPGASLEVQSTSASGNIRSSSTASLGILSGGSNLIMTTLVPTAANQRLGIIGFGGLSNSGGYYNFTSGITGWSTQAWSSGANGTALVFETTGNNNNTRSEKMRLDQNGYLGIGTANPNAPLHVSTTNVSGNIANFVSTGSGGAGCSISWNGTSCSSDIRLKENVQTVDLTTNLDQLLKVRTVHFTWIKDLKHEKQTGFIAQELEKLFPEYVKTDERGFKQVNYAHFVSVLTAGLQELHKKWSTDSADLHRSVASVEQDVSALRKENAELKARLEKQDRELQLIKQKLGL, encoded by the coding sequence ATGAAAACATCATTAACCACTTTCTTCTTTTTATTGGTTTTAACAATAGCGACACAGGTCAAAGCCAGCGGGCCGGCGATTACCTATCACGGACGCATCATGAAGTCTGATGGCACTCCACTAAATGCACCAACCGTTCGATTTAAAGTCCAAATTCGTACATCAGGCGCGGAAAACTGTTTGATGTATGAGGAAACGCTGACTAAAGATCTTTCGGCCAGTGCCGGTGTATTTTCCATAAGCTTAAATTCCGGTGCTGGATCACGTACGGACACGAGTGGATACTCCTTTCAAGATATCTTTTCAAACCGCGTTCCCTTCACTTTCCCCTCAGGGACTTGTTCTTCGGGAACCACTTTTTCACCCCTAGCTTCTTCAGGTCGCAGCCTTTTAGTCTATTTTAATGATGGAACATTTACGGGTTGGGAACCTGCACCGCAACAGATGATCAATCAAGTTCCTCAGTCGATTGATGCCCTTCAAGTAGGCGGCTTCACTTCGGATTCTCTTTTACGCGTAGCTAACGGTTCGGGACCGCAAACAACGACGCCACTTTCTCCCGCAGACTACAATGAATTAAGATCCCTCGTTTCCGGGACAAGCACGCTTTATGTTTCAAACTCGGGCGGCGGCGGCGGTGTCGGCGTTTCCTCCCTGACCGTAGGATCTGGCTTAACCGCCGGTGGTGTTGCCGGGGGCACCCTCTCGGGTCCAGGTACAATTGATTTAAAATCCACGGGCGTTGCCGCGGGCACTTATACGAAAGTGACGGTCGACGTAAAAGGTATCGTACAGTCAGCAGGCAACATCTCAGCAAGCGATTTGCCAACAATTCCCTTAGCGACTGGCGTTTCCGGAGTTTTACCCATCGCCAACGGTGGTACCGGAAAAACTTCGGCGACAGAGGCGTTTGATGCTCTTTCTCCCTCAACAACCAAAGGAGACATTCCTGTTTTCAACGGGACTGATCACGTGCGCTTAGGTGTAGGCGCAAATGGATATGTCTTAAAGGCCGATTCAACTCAATCCTCAGGACTTGTTTGGAGTGCGCCCATCGCCACGGACATCGCTTCGATGACGACAACAGGCATTGTGCAAAGAAATGGAGCCAACTCTTATAGCAGCGTAAGCGTGGTATCTCCACTTTCATATTCCGCTGGCACATTAACGGCCGATGTAGGAACAACCGCGGGAAAATTAGTTCAAGTGGCGAGCGGTGACAAATTACCGGTGATTGATGGTTCTAATTTGACGAATTTGTCACTCAGTCAAATTTCTTCTGGCACATTACCCATCAATAAGGGCGGTACAGGTAAAACCACGGCCAGTGATTCTTTCGATGCCTTAGCTCCAACGACGACAAAAGGGGACGTCATCGTCTATGACGGGACCAACAATATTCGCTTGCCTACAGGTACGAACGGAAATGTTTTAAAGGCGGATTCATCAAGTGCCTCTGGCCTGACTTGGGCTGCCCCTATTGCTGTTAGCTCCCCCCTGACTTACACCGCCGGGACTGTGGGATTATCATCAACCGTCACCGATGCATTGTGGAGTGCGAATTCTGGAAATGTTTATCGTTCCACCGGTTCGGTAGGTATTGGTACAAATTCTCCTTCTGAAAAATTAGAAGTGGTCGGCAAAATCAAAGGCACGGAACTTTGCATTGATACGGACTGTCGTTCGGCTTGGCCCACATCAAGTGGAGGCACCGTCACCAGCATCACGGCAGGGACCGGCTTAAGCGGTGGTACAATCACGGGTTCAGGAACGATCGCGTTAACAGCAAGTGGAGTCACCGCAAATACTTATGGCAGCGCGACCACCGTCCCCCAATTGACTGTCGACACCTATGGGCGCGTGACTTCCGCAACCGACGTCACAATTTCAGGAACGGATCCCTCAGGTGCCGCCTTAACAGCTGGTAAAATTTGGGTGGGCAACGCTTCCAACGTCGCCGCCGCTGTCTCGGTATCCGGAGACATCAGTATGGCCAACGACGGCAGCACGACCGTGACGAAAATCCAAAACAAAGCCGTCAGCGCCACCGCACCAAATTCTTCAGGACAAGTTCTGCGTTATGATGGCACGACTTGGAAACCTAATTTTATTTCTATGTTTGATCTGCGATCCACGGTCACGGGGACGGCGACGTTCGGTGCGGGCAGCACAGGATGTACGGCCGGAGAAACATTAACCTGGACCGCCGCCACTGATAACTTAGCTTGTACCGCGATCTCTTTAGATGCATCTAAAATCGTTTCTGGAACAATCGATGCTGCTCGCTTACCTTCAAGTGTCGTGACGAGCTCCGGAACTACGGGTTATGTTCCCTATCTTTCTTCCGCCTCGGCCCTAGCCAATTCTCCATTGTATGTCAGTGGCACCGCGGTAGGTGTCGGGACCACGTCACCCGGAGATCGATTCCACATCAAACAATCTGCGAGCACTGCGGGTTTACGCATTGAAGAATCGGGTTCGACGTCGTCAACAAGCTTATACCAAGATTCAAGTTCTGTTTTCACGATCAATCGCGGTAACAGCTCCACGAAATTAGTTTCAGGCGGCGGAGGTTCTTATTCCGTGAGCGTAAATAACATTCTGGGACTTTACCAAGACTCGGCCGGCAAAGTCGCTATTGGTACTTCATCACCCACTTCTCTGTTTGACGTTGTAAATTCCAATGGTCGTCAATTCCAGGTCGTCGACGGCGGAGCAAGCACCGTGAATTATTTGACGGTGACCGGAGCCGCAACGACTTTAGCCCCCACCCTGGCGGCGGCGGGTTCAGACACCGATATTCCGATTGCGATTTCAGCCAAAGGCGCGGGGCGCATCGAAATGAACGCGTCGCGAGTTTTCTTACCCACTTCAAATGCGTGCTTGGTGGTTGGCTCGGCCTACAACTCCGTCACCGGCTGCTCGGGACACACCCTGACTTTGGGTGGTTTTAGCAATACGGCTGAAATTGGTATGGCCCGCAACAACACCGGTTCTCAAGACGGTAAATCGTTGACGGTTATTTCGGGAGCGCCGAAACAAAACATCGCCGATCGTAATGGGGGTGATTTGATTTTATCCAGCGGTATTTCTACGGGTAACGGCGCAAGTAGTATTTCCTTCCAAACTGCAAGTGCTGGCACTGCCGGCGCTACCACCGATAACACACCATCCACGAAAATGACTATTCTGGGATCTGGTTGGGTGGGTATTGGTACGACAAATCCCGGCGCCTCATTAGAGGTGCAGTCCACTTCGGCCTCGGGCAACATTCGTTCTAGCAGTACCGCTTCTTTAGGAATATTGTCGGGTGGTTCTAATTTAATCATGACCACCCTGGTCCCAACGGCAGCAAATCAACGCTTAGGCATTATCGGCTTTGGCGGCTTATCAAATTCTGGCGGCTATTACAATTTTACCAGCGGCATCACGGGATGGTCGACACAAGCCTGGAGCTCCGGGGCCAACGGGACCGCGTTGGTATTTGAAACGACAGGTAATAATAATAACACTCGCAGTGAAAAAATGCGTCTTGATCAGAATGGCTACTTAGGTATCGGCACAGCCAATCCGAATGCTCCCCTGCACGTTTCGACGACGAATGTTTCAGGCAATATCGCAAATTTCGTTTCGACGGGATCAGGCGGTGCAGGATGTAGCATTTCTTGGAACGGAACATCGTGTTCTTCCGATATTCGTTTAAAAGAAAATGTACAAACCGTGGATCTGACAACCAATTTAGATCAGCTGCTTAAAGTTCGCACCGTGCATTTTACTTGGATCAAAGATCTCAAACACGAAAAACAGACGGGCTTCATCGCGCAAGAGTTGGAAAAGTTATTTCCGGAATACGTAAAAACAGATGAGCGTGGATTCAAACAAGTGAATTACGCCCATTTTGTGTCGGTCCTGACCGCCGGCTTGCAAGAGCTTCATAAAAAATGGTCGACGGATTCTGCCGATCTTCATCGCAGCGTGGCTTCCGTCGAACAAGACGTGAGCGCGCTAAGAAAAGAAAATGCCGAACTCAAGGCTCGCTTAGAAAAACAAGATCGCGAACTTCAGCTGATTAAACAAAAATTGGGGCTTTGA
- a CDS encoding LysM peptidoglycan-binding domain-containing protein, whose amino-acid sequence MKRFGRYSRILMAIILSCVQGAQAETYVLRNSSSECSPLQQKVFYKIKTGDTLGGVLYRFNIGPLWGPQRFVDKTASSNQIPKRDTLRVNDTIVLPLHCQNELDKFITEEKNGDIYVVALKTEDVRQTAAETPAPAPLIAPVATTTPTPTPTPPPTLTPAPLIDASTTDYSTVGVDIYGEYSALIGVDKANGTTGKLLSKMDPGVKLSWSQQWDSEMRSELYFSMLNASYQSEKNGVALKNNEFVKTGFGASIFFNHSHRLEWGLGFSQDSEIFYRGSGVGNGLEFNTIPLLKLHPEFKYLLIERRHLSLSGQAGASWYSGGTYDTYTVDNGLGADLSLSVKHQMDSGNDFHCQAYFEIRKQNTSLLELEEKSTGLKCGLGWRMP is encoded by the coding sequence ATGAAACGTTTTGGACGCTACTCGAGAATTTTGATGGCCATAATACTTAGCTGTGTGCAGGGAGCTCAAGCTGAGACGTATGTCCTTCGAAACTCCTCGTCCGAATGTTCACCACTTCAGCAAAAAGTTTTTTATAAAATTAAAACCGGCGACACCTTAGGCGGAGTTCTTTATCGCTTCAACATCGGTCCGTTGTGGGGACCGCAACGCTTCGTTGATAAAACAGCATCATCAAACCAAATACCGAAACGCGATACTCTGCGCGTGAATGATACGATTGTTTTGCCTCTTCACTGCCAAAATGAACTGGATAAATTCATCACCGAAGAAAAAAATGGCGACATCTATGTAGTGGCTTTAAAGACCGAGGACGTTCGCCAAACAGCAGCGGAAACTCCGGCCCCCGCTCCCCTAATAGCCCCCGTTGCTACGACAACTCCAACTCCAACTCCAACCCCTCCTCCGACCTTAACACCAGCGCCCTTAATAGACGCATCCACCACAGACTATTCAACAGTGGGAGTTGACATCTATGGCGAATATTCAGCATTGATCGGCGTTGATAAAGCCAACGGCACAACTGGAAAACTTTTATCCAAAATGGATCCAGGGGTGAAACTCTCTTGGTCTCAGCAGTGGGATTCCGAAATGCGCTCAGAGCTTTACTTTTCGATGTTGAACGCATCTTATCAATCAGAAAAAAACGGCGTCGCACTAAAAAACAATGAGTTTGTAAAAACCGGCTTCGGAGCTTCTATCTTCTTCAACCATAGCCACCGTCTGGAATGGGGCTTGGGATTTTCTCAAGATAGTGAAATATTTTATCGCGGTTCCGGCGTCGGCAACGGTTTGGAGTTTAATACCATTCCACTTTTGAAACTTCATCCAGAATTCAAATATCTTTTGATCGAACGCCGCCACCTTTCATTAAGTGGGCAAGCTGGAGCTTCATGGTATAGCGGTGGAACCTACGATACTTACACCGTCGACAACGGCCTTGGAGCCGATCTGTCTTTATCCGTAAAACATCAAATGGACAGCGGAAATGATTTTCACTGTCAGGCTTATTTCGAGATCAGAAAGCAAAATACATCTTTACTGGAATTAGAAGAAAAAAGTACGGGCCTTAAATGCGGACTAGGGTGGAGGATGCCATGA
- a CDS encoding HEPN domain-containing protein, which yields MKISKTVQQWIKYARTDLSMAKASLQISSQYKNGAAFLAQQSAEKIVKAYLTFKRIRTPKTHDMEFLLAEVAKIDPNLAKKISKAEGLTIYAVTYRYPDAERKTMTVAKVKKAIQIAEEVFEACLKAIKSS from the coding sequence ATGAAAATTTCTAAGACCGTTCAGCAATGGATTAAATATGCTCGTACGGATCTTAGTATGGCGAAGGCTTCACTCCAGATTTCTAGCCAGTACAAAAATGGCGCAGCCTTTCTTGCACAGCAAAGTGCTGAAAAAATCGTAAAAGCCTATTTAACTTTCAAAAGAATTCGCACACCTAAGACCCATGACATGGAATTTCTTTTAGCTGAGGTTGCTAAAATAGATCCCAACCTTGCCAAGAAAATTTCAAAGGCTGAAGGCCTCACGATCTATGCCGTCACATACAGATATCCTGACGCCGAAAGAAAAACTATGACAGTGGCTAAAGTAAAAAAGGCCATTCAGATTGCTGAGGAAGTTTTCGAAGCTTGCCTTAAAGCCATAAAATCTTCGTGA
- a CDS encoding nucleotidyltransferase domain-containing protein encodes MGTFDQKKLDQIKNTLKAEFQPVRLFLFGSRANGTASKNSDYDFVMVVTDSKKSSIDEMSRARSLIFKNHGVIADVFIYSKKEFDQWKDEFNSIPETALNTGKEIEL; translated from the coding sequence TTGGGTACTTTTGATCAGAAGAAATTAGATCAGATTAAAAATACTCTTAAGGCTGAGTTTCAGCCAGTTCGTCTTTTTCTTTTTGGCTCGCGTGCTAATGGTACTGCCTCGAAAAATAGTGACTATGATTTTGTCATGGTGGTTACCGATTCAAAAAAATCTTCTATTGACGAAATGAGCCGAGCTCGATCCTTGATCTTTAAAAATCATGGCGTTATCGCCGATGTCTTTATCTATTCTAAAAAAGAATTTGATCAGTGGAAGGATGAATTCAACTCTATTCCTGAAACGGCTTTGAATACTGGCAAAGAAATCGAGCTATGA
- the rpsR gene encoding 30S ribosomal protein S18 — MKKTTRSKYRQEFSGDHVFDYKDPASLTRFIGDGGKITPSRISKLSVAQQKRVAAAVKKARNLALLPGGSDAFDNFHRAEAISPVPFEI; from the coding sequence ATGAAAAAGACTACTCGTAGCAAATACCGTCAAGAATTCTCCGGCGACCACGTATTCGATTACAAAGATCCAGCATCTTTGACTCGTTTCATCGGCGACGGTGGTAAAATCACTCCTTCTCGCATCTCTAAACTCAGCGTAGCGCAACAAAAACGCGTTGCTGCGGCAGTTAAAAAAGCTCGTAACTTGGCTCTATTGCCAGGTGGGTCTGATGCTTTCGATAACTTCCACAGAGCTGAAGCTATCTCTCCAGTTCCATTCGAGATCTAA
- the rpmB gene encoding 50S ribosomal protein L28, giving the protein MSKCEITGKGPVVKNLVSHSNIKTKSTAQPNVQKKRIFSRVLNSMVRLQIATSAIRDMEHVGGFDSYILNSDDAKMSKRALAVKARIRKKMSTVKK; this is encoded by the coding sequence ATGAGCAAATGTGAAATCACTGGAAAAGGCCCTGTTGTAAAAAACTTGGTTTCTCACTCCAACATCAAAACTAAATCAACTGCACAACCAAATGTTCAGAAAAAACGCATCTTTAGCCGCGTTTTGAATTCTATGGTTCGTCTACAAATCGCTACCAGCGCTATCCGTGATATGGAGCATGTTGGCGGTTTTGACTCTTACATCCTTAACTCTGATGACGCTAAAATGTCTAAAAGAGCTTTGGCGGTAAAAGCGCGTATCCGTAAAAAAATGAGCACTGTAAAGAAATAG
- a CDS encoding 50S ribosomal protein L24 gives MKLKIKKGATVQVITGSDKGKKGSVLAVNAAAMKIQVQGVKVQTHYDKKDGLLKKEGFIDYSNVKLVEAASKEKKTSKKATKSKSA, from the coding sequence ATGAAATTGAAAATTAAAAAGGGCGCAACTGTCCAAGTAATCACTGGTTCTGATAAAGGTAAAAAAGGGTCTGTATTGGCTGTAAACGCGGCTGCTATGAAGATCCAAGTTCAAGGTGTGAAAGTTCAAACACACTATGACAAAAAAGACGGTCTTCTAAAAAAAGAAGGCTTCATCGACTACTCAAATGTAAAGTTGGTTGAAGCAGCTTCTAAAGAAAAGAAGACTTCTAAAAAAGCTACTAAGTCTAAATCTGCATAG